gggcctcacggtcacggaatcccggaccaaattaggacatgctctactttggatcggaaaggagcaacggaccgtcaaaaaaactgaagtgtgcatggccccaatgaaatgaatgggttcagggtgctatcagtgacaaaaacggatagcaccctgaaggaaaaaactgacgtgtgcatgaggtcttatagACAGTATTATCagtcacaaatattttttttaaatattataaatatatatatttacattttgacccccaaagcttTTTTGTTCTAATGCAACTAATATAATAATCCActtgataataatagtaataaaaaatcttAAGAAacatttttcataaataaaatagtttatttttgtccatgttgtaaaaagtaaaacaattgatGGTATTTGTAAAGAAAAACAGATGAAACAATTtgaagaaaaattccttgaagaatTTTAGTTGGCAGCAACGGTGCTGGAGATCCAGGAGTTGAAGTTGCAGACCTTGGTGTAGACACCGGGATAGTTCCTGAGGGCACAGCCATATCCCCAAGATACAACACCCTGGAGCTGTCCATTGCAGACCACGGGTCCACCAGAGTCACCCTGAGGGGAAGAAAAATAGggttatatatttataaaaattgtatatGTACTAAATCTGGAAACAATGACAAATACGATCCCCTCTTCTAATTTTATATACAGCCTCTACATTTTCTAATTGGTATTTCCTTTGCATAAAATCTTGGAAACATTTGATATGTTGCAAGTACAGAGCTCATCACTGCTATGTTTTACCCCCCAAGAgtagttttttaattttaaaaatagTTCCTTGGGGTGGGACATTTTGGCTCTGCTCCCTCCCATGCTTCTGCCATTCTGCTGATCTCTAGGGCAAGAGATGGCTATTATGGGTGGCCAAGTGGGGGAATGTAGGCGATGAGTTtgatggatctggtgccaatggtttctgtttgtctcagttgtgcaaggtttccatcgttttgacagaatgaatgccGTGGTCaacttccgtcaaaacgacggaacccttgcacaacatagacaaatagaaaccattggcactggattcgtcaccattgaaatcagtggtgatagaaacctgtggtttccgtttgtgtcagtcagggctccattctgacggaaagctccgacggaacgtcggaaccaagccctgactcagatgtgaacgaagcctaagtgtaGTACAATATACAACTGTACAATAATatatacaacatatatatatacaaaaaatatatacaaaagctCAATATTAATGCCAATGAAAACCACTAGACACTGCCCAATAAGTATAAAGAGATATGCATTTATTTGGTTTGAAACGTAAGATTATATCTtaagtataatatatttatatttaaaactAAAGAATGTAGAATAACAGATGTAGCAGATTTGAACTTGTCATTATAATGGTTTTGTGCACCTGGATGATTCATTGAGTTCAGGACATGAAGTAGGCTTACCAACAGTCCGACTGAAAACCATAACTAATTGTGACAACAATTGGAGTAGGGCCAAAAGACAAACTTGACTTGCTATATAGACGAGGTCATACAATATATTGGACTAAAGACACTAAGAGTACAACCCAGCATGCATATGGGACAGAAGAATACAGTAACATTTACCTGGCAGGAATCCTTGCCACCTTCCAGATATCCGACACAGATCATGTTGGTGGTGATCTCTCCTGGGTAGGCGCTGTTACACTGGGCAGAAGTCAGGATTGGGGCGCTCACGCACTGGAGGAGATCGGGGTAGTTGGCTGTGgggaaataatatatatattatatacatctgggcAACTTATCTTTTGTAATAACTTTCCTCTAAGGTCGAAAACTTtctatgtttttaaatatttattacgtcTACATAATTCATGAGGACTACATGATTATGCCCAACAGAAGGGATTTTCTGTGCCGTTCATACTGGCATCACCGTTGTGGCCAGTGATTGGCAGCCAGGGTCACGTGTCTAATTGAATGTAGTTGAAGGTAGAAGGACAGTAACAGAATTAAAATGTGCTATGAACTTACTTCCACTGCTCAGGGTATTTCCCCATCCGGTGATCAGACAACTGGAGCCAGCGGCGGCGCAGCCACTGGGGAGACCCACAGCCTGGACGTAGGCATTGAGGGTGGCGGGACTGGCCAGCTTGATCAACATGATGTCATTGTCCAGGGTTCTGGAGTTGTAGCTTGCATGTCTGAGGACTTTGGCGGAGTTGATGAACTGTTCGGTACCTTCACTTGTAACGATGTTGTGTTCTCCCAGTCTGACCTGAACGCTCCTGAATGAGTGCAAATTGGAGAGAGTTCGATGaggaatatttaacttttttttttttttaagcgttgGTTTATATTCTATTTTTATAATATGGGACATTGTTTCCTTTGCAATGAATACATAGAAGTTCATAGGTAACAACGAGCATCAGTTCCCATTGCAAATACCTAC
The nucleotide sequence above comes from Rhinoderma darwinii isolate aRhiDar2 chromosome 11, aRhiDar2.hap1, whole genome shotgun sequence. Encoded proteins:
- the LOC142664022 gene encoding trypsin-like yields the protein MKFLLICVLLGAAAAFEDDDKIVGGYTCAKNSVPYIVSLNSGYHFCGGSLINSLWVISAAHCYKASVQVRLGEHNIVTSEGTEQFINSAKVLRHASYNSRTLDNDIMLIKLASPATLNAYVQAVGLPSGCAAAGSSCLITGWGNTLSSGTNYPDLLQCVSAPILTSAQCNSAYPGEITTNMICVGYLEGGKDSCQGDSGGPVVCNGQLQGVVSWGYGCALRNYPGVYTKVCNFNSWISSTVAAN